Sequence from the Prunus persica cultivar Lovell chromosome G5, Prunus_persica_NCBIv2, whole genome shotgun sequence genome:
AAACTCGTCAAGGGCTCTCTGCCCTTTTCGCCTTTTCTTCAAAATCATTTACTCAACATGTATGCTAAATGCGGCGATCTTAGCAATGGTCTCCaactgtttgatgaaatgcctCACAAGAATGTTGTGTCGTGGTCTGCGGTTATTACTGGCTTTGTCCAACATGGCTGTCCTAAAGAAGCCCTATCTTTGTTTGGTCGTATGCACCAGGATGGCACGACCAAGCCCAATGAGTTTACCTTGGTTAGCGCGCTCCACGCATGTTCCTTGTATGGCAATCTGACTCAAGCTTACCAAGTTTACGCATTCATAGTTCGCCTAGGATTCCAGTGGAATGCTTTCCTGATGAATGCATTCTTGACTGTTTTAGTAAGACAGGGGGAATTAACAGAGGCTTTGGAAGTGTTTGAGAATTGCCCCAATAAAGATATTGTGTCTTGGAATGCTATCATGGCTGGCTACTTGCAGTGTTCTTATTTGGAAATACCAAACTTCTGGTGTCGTATGAATCGCGAGGGAGTGAAACCCGACGGCTACACATTTTCGAGTGTTCTCACTGGGTTGGCTGCTCTCACTGATATTAAAATGGGTGTCCAGGTTCATGCACAGCTTGTCAGGTGTGGTCATGGGGCTGAGATGTGTGTGGGGAACTCTTTGGCTGATATGTACATTAAAAATCACAAGTTAGTGGATGGCTTCAAAGCCTTTGATGAGATGCCTTCAAAAGATGTGTGTTCATGGACCCAAATGGCTGCCGGGTGCCTACAATGTGGGGAACCAAGCAAAACGCTTGAGGTTATTGCTCAAATGAAGAAAGTGGGTATAAAGCCAAACAAGTTCACGCTTGCAACTGCCCTGAATGCCTGTGCCAATTTGGCTTCCTTGGATGACGGGAAGAAATTCCATGGCTTGAGAATTAAACTCGAAACTAGTACTGATGTTGATGTGTGTGTGGATAACGCTCTGCTAGACATGTATGCAAAATGTGGATGCATGGAGGGTGCATGGTGTGTTTTTCAGTCAATGAAGGATCGTTCTGTGGTGTCATGGACCACAATGATCATGGGGTGCGCACAAAATGGGCAAGCTAGAGAAGCTCTTGACATTTTTGATAAGATGAGGCTGGAGGAAGGTGTTGAGCCAAATTACATCACCTTCATATGCCTGCTTTATGCATGTAGCCAAGGAGGGTTTATTCATGAAGGATGGAAGTATTTTGCCTCCATGACTCATAACCATGGAATCGCCCCCGGAGAAGACCATTATGCATGCATGGTGAATCTTCTAGGCCGAGCTGGACTTATAAAGGAAGCTGAGCGATTAATCTTGAACATGCCCTTTAAACCAGGTGTTCTGGTTTGGCAAACTTTGCTTGGTGCTTGTCAGGTTCATGGCGATACAGAAACTGGAAAGCGTGCAGCAGAGCATGCATTAGATATAAACAGAACAGACCCATCAACGTATGTATTACTGTCAAACATGTTTGCTGGTTTGAGCAACTGGGACAGTGCTGGGATGCTGAGGAAACTAATGGAGTCTAGGGATGTAAAGAAATTGCCTGGATCCAGttggattgaaattgaaaaaggcCACTGACCAACTCTAGCCCTCAAAAGATTTGCTTGAAATGCAATGGAGTGACGGGGGACCAACTTTTTTCTCAATCTACTGTGAGATCGAGTAATGAACCAACTCTAGCCCTCAAAAGATTTGCTTgaaatgaaatggagtgaCTACTGTGAGATCGAGTAATGAACTATATTGTCTTTAAAgactcttctttctttgtatttgatttctttcttggcgGTAAGCCACGTAGTCATATGATCTGTGATCGCGATTCTGgcaaaatttgatttcattcCTTATTCAAACTCAAGCACTCGTCTTCACGGATCAGAGCCTCTTTGAGCCTTTCCTTGCAACTTAATCGGTCCCCATATTCATCAGTTTTCAAGCCCAGTAAGGCAAAGAAATAGTAAAAACTATAAAAAGTAGACCCTCCATACGTTCAACACTATATGGAATTCATCCACGGCCATTAAGGATTTCCTCATTATAATTTTGAGTATCCAATTAAAGGAAGATTGCAGTTCcaacatatttttttgttcttgagaGATGTTAACTGAAATCTATTTCAggatttttgtgaaaactttGGTAGAGTTTCATAATTATGAGTGGGCATCAAACCAACCAAACTGTTCAAATCGACTCCAATATGACAAGTTTGGTTCGGTTTCAACACCAAATAAGTATAATTTTACACTGAACTGAATTGATCGTGATGAGTTtggttttatttgatttagcCTATATGAAATTCATCTATGCCAAATCAAACCACTTAtgctaattttattaattttttgcacTAGACATTTTCTTATTGGTTATTACCACTAGCCTTTCCACACTTACGAgaggctttttaaaaaattttaaatttattttagctATACTATTATGTTTCATTATAGACATTGATATATCAACCTTTAAAGTAATGAGAGATTTAGAAATTATAATGATGGATGCAATGTTCGCTTTATATGTGTTCCAAAAATTATCCAGATTGTCAGGTTGATGATTTTGGCTCCATAAGATTATACgtaagaaaattttgatgtgtttgtttcaattttcaagTGTAGAATTGTTGTGTTTCATTTTGCATGACtattaaatttgaaaagtGTGTAAATACAAGTtctaaaaaatgaaacaataaAAGTAATTATAGCTTTATATTGTCATTAAGCTAAATCactatagaaaaaaaaaaaaaaagggttgagCTTAGGCTTAAATCCCCTAAACccttaataattaattagttttatcATAATTATAGATGAAACTAGCCCAAACATGATCATGCCCTCTTTTTTTAGAACAAATGATAATTCATTAATCAAGCATCAGAACATAAGAGTGGGCATGTAAGAGCACTTCCGGTGGTAGTGCTAGCCTGGGCAAAAGGCCCCTTAGGTTCCCAAAATCCATTCCAACAATGAAATCTAGTCCCGGAAAATGGGGGCTCCACTAAGACTGGACAGGCCCCAAGACAAAAACAATTCGAGTTGTTGCATGAGGATTGTGACCTtagtgaaaaaataatttaaaaaagttatcaaaaaatacataatattttttaatacgtacctagcaattttttaattattaatttcatacatataaataaaattaatcccATGTAAATAGTAATTATCCTTGAGTTACCATGGCAATGAGTggaaaagcaacaaaaacatTGCAAAGGTATATACTATTCATGTGGACAGTAACCGTCTTTACTTGCCGTTGCCCTTTAACATGACAAATGGGTAAAAGTActctaaaactaaaaagaaataaattacatgcaatattcaaaaagaaagaagaaaaaagaaaaaggaaaattgccGTTGTTTGTGGATAGATAGGGAAAAGTGGGAAAAAAGAATTTGTAACTTAAAAACCATATAGGACGTGAATAAATTTGTGTCATATTAGGACTGTGAGTCCGCTCCTAGTCACCCTCATCCGTCGTATACTCGTATATCGGCGTGCACTCGCGAACAACGCCTAAACACTCACCATTCAtccatttattatttatttcaactttccacaatctctctctctctctctctaaaatccctccctccctccttcAGTTTCAGGTCTTCCTCGTTTCGTCCTCCGTATAAACCGCTCGCTTATCCTCTCTGTCGaaactctctttctttctcaatcaAAGCGACATGTCGTCCTCGGGCGGCAACTCCGGCAGTGTTGGTGGCCCGATCGCTCCTCCTCAGCTTTACTTTTGCCACCAGTGCGATCGTACGGTTTCCCTCAACCCTCCACCTACCTCCGATCTCGTTTGCCCTATTTGCAGCGGTGGTTTCGTCGAAGAGATGGAAGCCTCTAACCCTAACCCTTTCCCCCCCAATCCCTTCTTCTCCGTCCCCTCCTCCGACGCTCCTCCCTTCGCCTCCAGCGGCTTTCCCCTCCTCTTCTCCGCCCCCGGCCCTGGAAATTTCTCCGACGATCTCTCTGCCCTCTTCGGCGGCGCACCCGCACGCTCCTCGCCGTTTCAGGACCCCGACGCCTTCAACCCCTTTGTGTTCCTTCAAAACTATTTGCAAACCCTAAGAGCAAATGGTGCCAATGTCCAGTTCGTGATCGATAACAACCCCGGCGCCGGGGGGGACCCTGCAGGTTTTCGCGTCCCCCCCAATCTTAATCTCGGCGACTACTTCTTCGGCCCGGGCCTCGAGCAATTAATCCAGCAGCTCGCGGAGAACGACCCAAACCGGTACGGCACGCCGCCCGCTTCGAAATCCGCGGTGGAGGGCTTGCCGGTTGTGAAAATCTCAAAGGAGTTGTTGGATTCCGATTCGTCCCAGTGCGCTGTGTGTAAGGACTTGTTCGAGCTCGGCGAGGAGGCCAAGCAGATGCCCTGTAAGCACATATACCATTCGGATTGCATTCTGCCTTGGCTGGAATTGCACAACTCATGTCCTGTTTGTCGCTACGAGTTGCCCACCGATGATACTGATTACGAGCAGAGGCTTAGCGGGGCCTCCGCCAATGCCAATCGAGCTAATCAATCTGCGGCGGCTGGCGGGGTCAATATTTTTGCCggagttggtggtggtggaagtGGGAGTGGGATTGGGATTGGGATTGGTGCGCCATCTCTAGACAATCAGAGTCCAACTCCCCGAACGGTGGAGCGGAGATTTACCATCTCCTTGCCACGCCTTTTCAGGGTATTTGGTGGTTCTGCTGAGACTAGTAATAGTGGGAGTGGAAACAATGATGAGTCGAACTCGGGGAATAGGGGAGGTCATAACTCTGGATCGGAGGAGCCTAGGCATGAAGATCTCGATTAAACACAATTGGTATTGCACTTGTTACCATACACATTCATTTTTGTCTTCCATTGTGTTTCTGTTGTATGTCATTCAAAGAGGATCATCATTTACTCTTTTCATGCTTGCATCAGTAGTTTAACTGATACATACTGggaatttttcttaaattgcGCTTCATGTGAAATGCTTGACTAATATTGACAAATATACTTGTATCTGTACTTGAATTTTTATGTTGACTACTTAAGAGTTAGGCCTTTCATGTGGCAAATTTGCAACTCTATTTTACCTTAGTGACATTGTTTTGCTTGAGTTATCTGTAGATGTTCCTTCAAAAAAAGTTAAATGTAGCTGATTAATGGGGGAAGAATGACATATGATGGTCTTTAAAGGTTTGGTGAAAGGAAAAGCTATTATACGGAGTGGGGGCATATTTGTTCCAAAAGCAGGAAGTTATTGCAACAACATGCAACCAACCAATGATATGACATAAAATACATGTACCTAAAAATTGTTTCTGAATTACCATGAGATAAAAGTTGTATGTACTGTGTagtaaaaagacaaagaagtACAGTAGAGCTCCTTTCATGTTAAACTCCCAACAAACACCCACAATAATATATTAGCCCTCTTTGAACTAGTAAACGTCAATTAAATAATGCATACAGAAGAATTCTAGAAATCATACCATAGTCTATCAGTGGTAACACACAGAAATGCCACTGCACCGACTGTTACACGGAATTATTGATATTCTCGATATGTATCATATCTGCCATCTTGCAATGTGGGTATGAATCATCCGTATCTTATGAGACAGTTGTAGGAGGTGACTTTCATGACATTTGTAGGATATTGTATGATATCCTAGACAGTAAGATACTTATTTTTAGGAGAGAGATCTACAAGGTGCATAGATTACTAGTTCCATGACAGACTAGGTTTTATTATGTCCCAAGGCATTATTGATCATCCTCTGCTACAGGAGGTTTATGTGGTCTAAACTCTTCGAATAATCCTTAATCTTTGTAGGATTGATCGTGCCCCGTATCTAGTGACTGGGATGTTCTTTTGTTGTGTTGCTCAGGTGTCCCCTGCCCAGGGCAGTCGTAAATCACATCCTGATAATGTTTGACTAGGGGATCAGCAGTTATCATAGTCCCTTCAGAAttgagaatatgtggcttaTCGTTCCTGATTTCTATGACAAAATCAAGTTGGGTGTCAGGGTTATGTGGTAGAGGTTGTTCCtagtttttgcttttattGGAAGTCCAGTTTGAAGCTAAATCTCAAAAAGTCGAGAGGGATGAGGTTGGACGTATAGTTATGACTTATGATAATTAGATACATTGACTATTGGAATCATTTGATGCATCAGATTCTTGATAGGAGCATACTTGTTGCTGTCAAAATCAGCTGAACTTGTGTGCTGATGAGATTTTGTAAGGTGTTCCATTTTAAAGAGTTGGACCAcggaatgtttgttttttgtttcatcCGAATCAAGGATCATTAATGACTGCATTATGTGAGTCCAGCATAGAAAGCATATTTTGGTTCTCTTTCGCTTTTTAACCGTCTTGTTTGTGTGTGCGGTCTTGTGTACTATGAGTATGTCTGAATGACTTAAGGTTTTTTAGCGCAAGCCATACATAACAAAGTTCTTTTGTTCTACTTTATTAAAACTTGAGGAATCAATATGGAGCCCTGGTTGGATCATTTCGACTGAATATTTTACTATATTTGCAGCAATTTATGCATATAATTCGTTTAATTTATCATGTATAAGTGTTTTACATGCAGTAGGTGATTTAGTTACTCTAAGTTGTAAGacattttgtgtgtgttttttttccttctggcTTGATATGTGTTGAGTGCAGTTTTGCCTGGCTttttacctctctctctctctctctctctctctcatgttaTAGTTTTATGAAGATTTCAATTAAAAGGTAATATTCTGTCTTTTTGGTAGGTGCAATGAGCAGCATGGA
This genomic interval carries:
- the LOC18777554 gene encoding pentatricopeptide repeat-containing protein At2g13600 — translated: MLRPRPGSRALFGDTFTLAASKSTHILPTEEETYSQLLRTCGQTSNLPHGKAIHAKLVKGSLPFSPFLQNHLLNMYAKCGDLSNGLQLFDEMPHKNVVSWSAVITGFVQHGCPKEALSLFGRMHQDGTTKPNEFTLVSALHACSLYGNLTQAYQVYAFIVRLGFQWNAFLMNAFLTVLVRQGELTEALEVFENCPNKDIVSWNAIMAGYLQCSYLEIPNFWCRMNREGVKPDGYTFSSVLTGLAALTDIKMGVQVHAQLVRCGHGAEMCVGNSLADMYIKNHKLVDGFKAFDEMPSKDVCSWTQMAAGCLQCGEPSKTLEVIAQMKKVGIKPNKFTLATALNACANLASLDDGKKFHGLRIKLETSTDVDVCVDNALLDMYAKCGCMEGAWCVFQSMKDRSVVSWTTMIMGCAQNGQAREALDIFDKMRLEEGVEPNYITFICLLYACSQGGFIHEGWKYFASMTHNHGIAPGEDHYACMVNLLGRAGLIKEAERLILNMPFKPGVLVWQTLLGACQVHGDTETGKRAAEHALDINRTDPSTYVLLSNMFAGLSNWDSAGMLRKLMESRDVKKLPGSSWIEIEKGH
- the LOC18776998 gene encoding E3 ubiquitin-protein ligase RING1-like; the protein is MSSSGGNSGSVGGPIAPPQLYFCHQCDRTVSLNPPPTSDLVCPICSGGFVEEMEASNPNPFPPNPFFSVPSSDAPPFASSGFPLLFSAPGPGNFSDDLSALFGGAPARSSPFQDPDAFNPFVFLQNYLQTLRANGANVQFVIDNNPGAGGDPAGFRVPPNLNLGDYFFGPGLEQLIQQLAENDPNRYGTPPASKSAVEGLPVVKISKELLDSDSSQCAVCKDLFELGEEAKQMPCKHIYHSDCILPWLELHNSCPVCRYELPTDDTDYEQRLSGASANANRANQSAAAGGVNIFAGVGGGGSGSGIGIGIGAPSLDNQSPTPRTVERRFTISLPRLFRVFGGSAETSNSGSGNNDESNSGNRGGHNSGSEEPRHEDLD